From the genome of Polyodon spathula isolate WHYD16114869_AA chromosome 14, ASM1765450v1, whole genome shotgun sequence, one region includes:
- the LOC121326513 gene encoding mediator of RNA polymerase II transcription subunit 8-like isoform X1 gives MQQREEKQLEASIDALINRVAHLKNSLHSFIFKLENEYDRLTWPSVLDNFALLSGQLSTVNKLMRSEKTPAFRNQVIIPLLLSPDRDEELAKLTEQRVPVFSHEIVPDHLRTKPDPEVEEQEKQLSTEAARIGQDVAQKQIQTLNKLCSNLLEKLNNPREDREAENSAMRQNKPTFNPADTNALVAAVVCGKGLSNHRPQGPGGPVPPGGGPMLSGGPSLQQVMQRSANQQAAMGGQGPPQQPGKMPSSIKTNIKSASMHPYQR, from the exons atgcag CAGCGAGAAGAGAAGCAGCTTGAGGCCTCGATAGACGCTCTCATCAACCGAGTTGCACACCTAAAAAACTCgctgcacagttttatttttaaacttgagaACGAGTACGACAGACTGACATG GCCTTCTGTGCTTGATAATTTTGCTTTGTTATCGGGTCAGCTTAGCACCGTCAATAAGCTCATGAGAAGTGAGAAGACGCCTGCCTTCCGGAACCAGGTCATCATCCCTTTGCTGCTGTCTCCAGATAGAGATGAAGAGCTAGCA AAACTGACAGAGCAGCGTGTTCCTGTTTTCAGTCATGAGATTGTCCCAGATCACCTGCGCACAAAGCCTGACCCCGAGGTGGAGGAGCAGGAGAAGCAGCTGAGCACTGAAGCAGCTCGTATCGGACAGGATGTGGCACAG AAACAGATCCAGACTCTTAATAAATTGTGTTCAAACCTCCTGGAAAAGCTGAATAATCCTCGAGAGGACCGTGAAGCTGAAAATTCAG CTATGCGCCAGAACAAGCCAACTTTTAATCCCGCGGATACAAATGCGCTGGTGGCAGCAGTAGTGTGTGGCAAGGGGTTGTCAAATCACAGGCCCCAAGGGCCAGGAGGGCCAGTTCCTCCTGGAGGAGGCCCCATGCTGTCTGGGGGCCCAAGTCTGCAGCAGGTCATGCAAAGGTCTGCCAACCAGCAAGCAGCCATGGGTGGGCAGGGCCCCCCTCAACAGCCAG GGAAAATGCCCAGCAGCATAAAGACAAACATCAAGTCAGCTTCGATGCATCCTTACCAGCGCTGA
- the LOC121326513 gene encoding mediator of RNA polymerase II transcription subunit 8-like isoform X2 has product MRRCLCLWPSVLDNFALLSGQLSTVNKLMRSEKTPAFRNQVIIPLLLSPDRDEELAKLTEQRVPVFSHEIVPDHLRTKPDPEVEEQEKQLSTEAARIGQDVAQKQIQTLNKLCSNLLEKLNNPREDREAENSAMRQNKPTFNPADTNALVAAVVCGKGLSNHRPQGPGGPVPPGGGPMLSGGPSLQQVMQRSANQQAAMGGQGPPQQPGKMPSSIKTNIKSASMHPYQR; this is encoded by the exons ATGAGAAGGTGCTTGTGTTTGTG GCCTTCTGTGCTTGATAATTTTGCTTTGTTATCGGGTCAGCTTAGCACCGTCAATAAGCTCATGAGAAGTGAGAAGACGCCTGCCTTCCGGAACCAGGTCATCATCCCTTTGCTGCTGTCTCCAGATAGAGATGAAGAGCTAGCA AAACTGACAGAGCAGCGTGTTCCTGTTTTCAGTCATGAGATTGTCCCAGATCACCTGCGCACAAAGCCTGACCCCGAGGTGGAGGAGCAGGAGAAGCAGCTGAGCACTGAAGCAGCTCGTATCGGACAGGATGTGGCACAG AAACAGATCCAGACTCTTAATAAATTGTGTTCAAACCTCCTGGAAAAGCTGAATAATCCTCGAGAGGACCGTGAAGCTGAAAATTCAG CTATGCGCCAGAACAAGCCAACTTTTAATCCCGCGGATACAAATGCGCTGGTGGCAGCAGTAGTGTGTGGCAAGGGGTTGTCAAATCACAGGCCCCAAGGGCCAGGAGGGCCAGTTCCTCCTGGAGGAGGCCCCATGCTGTCTGGGGGCCCAAGTCTGCAGCAGGTCATGCAAAGGTCTGCCAACCAGCAAGCAGCCATGGGTGGGCAGGGCCCCCCTCAACAGCCAG GGAAAATGCCCAGCAGCATAAAGACAAACATCAAGTCAGCTTCGATGCATCCTTACCAGCGCTGA